AGCAGCGCCGGACACGCCGCCGGGTTCGCCCAGGGGTTGATTTCCCTTGGCGTCACGTTTGTACAGACATTGATACTCGCGGTGCTGGCCGTGTTCGTGGTCCGCTTCGCGATGAAACTGAACGCCGAGCCCGCCGGCGCTTCCGCAACGTCCGCGCCGGTACTCCCGGCAACGCGCCTCTGGGACGCCGGCATCCGGCGCTATTTCCTGCTTTGCATCGCGCTGATTGCCGGGTACGTGGGCGCGATGCTCGCGGTCGTGATCGTCTGGATCGGGTTGCGGCTGGCGGGATTGTCCAGCGGCACGTCCATGGCTGCGACCGCTACGCTCGCGATCCTGGTCGTTTGCGGCGTGAGCTATGTGTCGGCGCGGCTTTCCTTGCTATTTCCGCACACGGCGGCTGGCGGCCGGATTCAATGGCGCGCCGCGTGGGAGGACACGCGCGGGCACTTCTGGTTCATCACGACGGCCGCCGTGCTCGCGATCCTGCCTATCGTGGGAATTGCGACGGTGTTGACGGTGATCGCGGAAATGCTGGCGACGACAGGGTCCATCGGCGGCATGACCATGGGTTTGATGGTTGTGCAAAGCGTAGGCACCGTGCTTTATACGGCGACGGGGGCGACCTGTTCGGTCTGGCTTTACAGGAAGCTAGCGGCGATTTTGAAGGCGGAAGCTAAGTGATCTTGTGTTGACGGTGTTTGCGTTTCAACGCTTGCATGAGAGCGATTTGAAACGCTTCGGCCAGCGCGGCGCTGGTGGATGAATCGCTCTCTTGCCGGAAGCGGTTGTTGCAAGCTTTCCCACGATTTTCCCAAGATATCCAAACGCAAAACGCGACCCTTCAGCTCAGGGTCGCGTTTTGCATTGCTCAGTCGATACTCCGTTAAAACGAACGGAACCGCCAGCCGTTAAACCGTTTCTTCGGCTAATTCGCGCGCGGCGGCGAGCGCCATGCGGAAATCGGCGAGTTCGGCGATGGTCAGTACCGGGATGTTGCGCTCTTTAACAAAAGCATCGATCTGCGCACCGCGCGCCATCGTGCCATCCGGGTTCATCAGTTCGCACAGCACGCCAGCCGGCTTCAACCCGGCAAGGATCGTCAGATCGACAGTTCCTTCCGTATGACCGCGCCGGGTCAGCACGCCGCCCGGCTGCGCGCGCAGCGGGAACACATGGCCAGGACTCACGATATCGCCAGCCTTGGCGTTATCGGCAATCGCCGCGCGGATCGTGGTCAACCGGTCAACGGCTGAAACGCCCGTCGTCACGCCTTCGCGTGCTTCGATAGAGACCGTGAACGCCGTGCCGTATTTGCTGCCGTTGTCGACGACCATCGGCGGGAGGTGGAGCGCGCGAACGGTCTCGTCGGGAAGGCACAGGCACACAATGCCGCTGCACTCGCGGATCATCAGCGCCATGCCTTCAACGTCGAGCTTTTCAGCGGCGTAAATGAGGTCAGCTTCGTTCTCGCGATCGTCGTCGTCGAGCAGGGCGACTGCGCGGCCTTCGCGCAACGCTTGCAGGGCAGCGGCAATTCGGTGGGGAATAGCAACCGGCGCGTCGCCTGCGCGAAGTTGCGCAAGATCAGCAAAGGCGGTGGCCTGGGAGGTGGAGGTGAAAACTGAGTCGGACATGGATGAAACGCTCTCGCAAAAGAAATGGGGCGAAAAACGTTTCAGGGCATTGCAAACAGACAGAACGACACGCGTTTTCAGCGCCGTCAATTCGACAGCGCCAGTTCAGCGCGGGCGCAAATACGCCGCGGCAAACACGCGAAACGGACATGACCGTCTGCACATCTTCTTCCATCCG
This window of the Caballeronia sp. SBC1 genome carries:
- the ribB gene encoding 3,4-dihydroxy-2-butanone-4-phosphate synthase, translated to MSDSVFTSTSQATAFADLAQLRAGDAPVAIPHRIAAALQALREGRAVALLDDDDRENEADLIYAAEKLDVEGMALMIRECSGIVCLCLPDETVRALHLPPMVVDNGSKYGTAFTVSIEAREGVTTGVSAVDRLTTIRAAIADNAKAGDIVSPGHVFPLRAQPGGVLTRRGHTEGTVDLTILAGLKPAGVLCELMNPDGTMARGAQIDAFVKERNIPVLTIAELADFRMALAAARELAEETV